AAGGAAATCCGACAGATCGAGGTTTTTGGCCGGGTGTCGTGAAGTGAGATGTGCCGAAAGTCCATGAAAAAACGCCAGTTGCGTCACTTTGCAACTGGCGTTTAAGCGGAGAGGGAGGGATTTGAACCCTCGATACCATTGCTGGTATATCGGTTTTCGAGACCGACGCATTCGACCACTCTGCCACCTCTCCGGGTCATTCCGAATTCTAGTACCCGGACACGGCAGCGAACAGACGGGTTCGCGATCTCGTGAGTTAGGAATTTACCTCGGGCGGTTACAACTCCTCACGCCGGCCGTTACTCGCTAGCAGAAGCAGGCCACTCACAACTACGATCCCGCTCACGAGCGGCGGCACCCAGATGGTTCTTTCCTTCTCGCGCCACATCTCAGCCGGGCCGTCACCGACCTGTTCCGTTGTGACGTAACTGAACCCTTCCCAGCCGAGAGCCATTGCCCCGAGAGCAACGAGTATGATCCCCACGATTCGCACGCTCCCCTCCCCCCGTATGCTTCGTGACCGGGTTCGAGTCCCCCACGTTCCCGGTCACGAAGCGCACAAATTCGTCCGGTCTTATGCGGAATTGCGGCGGGCATCGAACCGGGCGGCGAGGGGCGATGCGTCGGCGCCTGACGCCTTATCTGCCAAAGCGGTCGCGGCCTCGTCTACCAAGCGCGGCACACCGGTTTCGATGTTGGACTTCAGTGAAGCCGATACCGAGTTGATCGCGGTTTCGGCAAGCTCTTTCAGTTTGCCGCTAATCATCCCCATGAACTCGTCCGCGATTCCCGGTTCACGTGGGGCGGACGGGGCCGCGGCCGGTTGCGGGACCGGGGGGGGGGCAACCGCGAGTGCGCTGAACGATTCCCGTCGCGACGCCGTCAGGTACCCGACAATACCACCCAGGAGCGCCGAGACCCCGACCGCGGTCCACGGGTTCTGGCGGACGTGCGCGGAGATGTCGAATACGCCCTTCATGCTCTCGCTCACTGCGGCCGTCGCTTGTTTGACGGTTTCGCTCACCGTTTCCGGCGCGCTCGACACGAACGACCGGACCGCGTCGACGGTACCGGAAATCGTGTCCGCCGCGGTCTGCACCGTACCGACCACCTGGTTCTCCAGGGCGGTGACCTTCTCAGTGAGGGACTCGCGCGTCTGGAGCATTTCCCGCTCGATTTCCTCGGGCGTCTTTTCGACGGCGGGGGTTACTTGGTCTGCCACGAGATGTTCTCCTTGAGCGCGTTAAGAGTTTTATCCGGGAGCGGGTTAAACCGTTCGAGCAGACCGTAGCTGATCCAACCGAGCGCCCCGCCGACCGCGAAGAACAGCCCGCCCACGATGCCCCACGAGGCCCACATCGCGAACTGGAACTGCTCGTGCATGAAGTACGCGAGCGCGGTAATGAGCCCTAGTGCCCCGACCGTGCCGAACACGACCCCCAGCGCACCGAACTCGGCGGCCCGCTTCGACCGCTTGAAGTCCTCGCGCACCTCCGACTTCAGCATTTCGGCCTGCTGGCGGAGGAGCGTTTGTGCGTCGTTGATGATCCCCGAGACGAGGCCGGCCATCGAGTTCGATGGCTCGCTCGGTGCGCGGTTGGAACCGTCGTATGTGGGAGGGGGGGCGGCTTCGGTGGTGGCCATCGGGGTCTCCTGGAACAGGTAACCAATGTCTCATCCGAATGCACGTTGCGTGCCGGACACAGGAAGTGCCTTTTTGCGGCATTTTGGTACCTACCCCTCGCCGCGTTGGTACTTGGCTAACATCCGCTAACATTTCGGCCTTGGAGGACCGTGTGAACTCACCTCCCCTACCAATTCACGGTATTTCCAGACTATTTGTGTCGTTGCCCGTCCAACCGCCCGGGAAAACGACTAACACAGGCTGACAAACGCTACCATACCGCGATTTTCTCCCCGAACGCACCCGTTCTCGGTACTGTAGCGCGTCGAACAACTCACCTGGTAATTGCAAAGAGTATACGGAATTACACAATGACGGTTGTTGCGAACCGACGTGTCAGACACTGTGCTGTAATACGCCATCGACCCGGCGGCTCTGCGTGGCGGTCGCGATGCAAACGGCATGAATTTCGTCTGCCCTTTGCAATTCTCGGGCCGCGCACGGGGGTGCTCTCTAATGGGCACGCGAGCGCCAGTAAATGAACGGGGCCGACCGGATTCCACCGGTCGGCCCCTGCGAGTCAAGCGGCTCGAATTAGTTCTTGGCTGCTTGAATAACGATCTTGATCGCGTCCTTCGCGTCGTGCTTCGATTCCTCCGGGTCGAAGGCGATCCCGCCCTCCCCCTCCAACCGCGAGATGTCGTCCTTGCTCTCGATCTCGTGAACCGTCGGGAGGTTCTTGAAGTCGCCCCGGAGTGCCCGCAGTGCGAACCGCTCTTGGTCGATGTCGGAGCCCGACCGGAACCCCATCTCGCGGAACGTCGCGCCGAGCCACGACGAGCGCCCGAACAGGTACTGGAGCAGGAACAGCCCGCCGATGGCCGGGAGCACCAGCCACCAGGGGTTCGCCAGCGCGGTGAGCCCCAGGCCCACCACAATCAGTACACCGATCGCCGCCTTCGTCATCCGTCCCGCGCTCCACTCGCGCTCGAGTTGAGCGAGCCGGTCCGAAATGGCCTGCGG
The Gemmata palustris DNA segment above includes these coding regions:
- a CDS encoding DUF883 family protein, translating into MADQVTPAVEKTPEEIEREMLQTRESLTEKVTALENQVVGTVQTAADTISGTVDAVRSFVSSAPETVSETVKQATAAVSESMKGVFDISAHVRQNPWTAVGVSALLGGIVGYLTASRRESFSALAVAPPPVPQPAAAPSAPREPGIADEFMGMISGKLKELAETAINSVSASLKSNIETGVPRLVDEAATALADKASGADASPLAARFDARRNSA
- a CDS encoding phage holin family protein; amino-acid sequence: MATTEAAPPPTYDGSNRAPSEPSNSMAGLVSGIINDAQTLLRQQAEMLKSEVREDFKRSKRAAEFGALGVVFGTVGALGLITALAYFMHEQFQFAMWASWGIVGGLFFAVGGALGWISYGLLERFNPLPDKTLNALKENISWQTK